A segment of the Bordetella flabilis genome:
GTTCTCGATGACGATGCCGCCGCTCTGGCCCGCGGTGATGCCCGAGGGCAGGTCCTGCGCTTCCGATCCGAGGAAGTTCGCCAGTTTGTCGTCGCTATCCGAGCCCGCGGCCACGCGGTAGTGGCCGGGCACTTCGATCAGCATGCTGCTGCCGGCATACAGCTCGCCGTGCAGGTCGGTCTTCATGTGGAAGCCGTCGTCCACGCCGGGCTCATCGGACTTGCCCAGGTTCAGCGATGATTTTTCCGTCGGGCTGTAGAGCCGTATGGCCTGCGCGGCCTTGCTGCCTCCGGGCGGGGCATCGGCCAGCACCATGGTGTTGCCGCCGGGCGTGCCTATCACATGCTGCGCGGAATTCCCGGCATTGACGACGCTGGGCGCCTCGGTGTTGGGCAGCGCGGACACGATCACCGGGCGGTCGGGATCGCCGTTCAGGAAGGCGATCAGTACCTCGGTGCCCTCACGCAAGGGGAAATGCATGCCGGCATTGGACACCTGGTCCATGGGCGCGCCGCCGGCGTAGGGCGTGGCCATGCGCACGAAGGCCGAGTTCTGGTCGCCGTCGTATCGTTGCCGGGCGAACATGAAGCGCACCTTGTAGGCGCCGTTGGCGTCCGGCTGGGCGAAGAGCTGCGGCGTTCCGGGCGTGCCCACGTCGATGAAGCCGTTGACCAGCCGGTCCACCTGCGGCACCGGCGTGACGCGCGGCGGACGAAACTGCAAGGGATCCGATGTCGTGTCGTCGGGATCCAGGTAGCGCGGCAGGGCGACGAAGTCCGCGCGATACGCGTCGATATCGGTCTGCGGCGCGGTCTCGACGGCCTGGGTGCCTTCGTGCGTGACTTCGATGACGTAGAACTGGCGCGGGTTCACGCCGCTCAGGTATTCGGAAACGGTCAGGAAGCGCGCCGGGCGGATACCCGGCGTGCGTGCTTCGCCTTCCACGCGCAGGCGCCTGCACGCCAGTTCCTGCGCCCGCCATGCGGCCAGCGTGTCGCCGGACACGCTGCTGTTGTCCTGGACCTTCACGAAGTGGTCCGCGGCGCTGTGGTATTCGCCGACAGCGCGCGTCGACGGCGGCAGCGGCAGGTTGGCCTGGCCGGACAAGGCCACGGTCGTGTTCGAGTGCTCCGGCGTGTCGTGCAGCACGACGCGCTTGGGCGGCAGGCCGACGCGGCGGTTCAGCCGCATGATGGCGATCTGGCTGGCGTCCGGATCGATCATGCCCTTGGGGTAGTACACCGCCGTGTCGGCTTGCGCGGGTTGCTGCGCCACGCCGTTGGCGAAGACCACGGATTCCTGCGACGCGCCCTGTTCGAACCAGAAGTAGACGCCGTAGTGTTCCAGCTTCCGCAGCAGGAAATCCAGGCAGCTTTCCTCGAACTGGCAGGTGAAGTCGGCCTGGGTTTGCGTCAGCTGCGTGGCGGCGATGCGGTAGTCGTAGGGCGCGCTGTCGCTGCTGTACGGTTCCGTCATGCCGGCGTAGGCCAGCAACTGCTTGATCAGGTCGGCCAGGTCGCGATTCAGGTAGATGTCGGACCAGTGCATATCGCGCAGGCGCGCCATGCGCGGCTCCAGCAGCACCTGGTAGTAGTGATGCGTGTCGTCGCGGCCCTGGTCGGCGCCCTGCGTCACGATGCCGTGCCACTGCCGCAGCGTGCCGTCGGGCGCGCGCGCCGTCAGCGTGGCCGGCTGGTCCAGCAGCTTCTCCAGCGCGAGATCGCCCTGCGTTACCGCGAAGGTGATGGCGAACTGGTATAGCCTCGACACGCCCTCGGTGCCCTGCCAGTGCGTCACGATGACACGGGCGGCGGGCGCGGTCGAAACCGGCAGCAGCGCGTCCAGCGACGCGCAGTCGAAGGTGTAGTCGTAGGGATTAGCCATCAGTTGGCCGCCTCCGTCGGCGTGATCGTCCAGCCGCCATCGGCGGCGGTGTCGACATGCAGGGCGCTGAGCGTGCGGCCTTCGGCCATGGCGGACAGCACCGCGTCCGACAGCACCGGCGTCAGGCTCTTGCGCAGGATGAAGTCGATGTTGCGCGCTCCGCTATCGACTTCCGTGCAGCGCGCTGCGATCGTGTCGGCCACCGTCGGCGCGAAGGTCAGCTGGATGCGGTTGGCGGCCGCCAGGCGCTGCTGCAGCTTGCCCAGCTTCAGGTTGACGATGCCGGCCAGCTCCGAGGGCGGCAGGGTGTAGTACGGGACCACCGTCATGCGCGCCAGCAGGGCGGGCTTGAAGTGCTTGGCCAGCACCGGGTGGATGGCCTGGGCCAGCGTGTCGGGATCGGGACGGCCATCCTGCGCCAGCCGCGTGATTTCTTCGGTGGCCAGGTTGCTGGTCAGGAACACCACCGTATTGCTGAAATCGATCACGCGGCCTTCGCCGTCGGCCAGGGTGCCCTTGTCGAAGACCTGGTAGAACAGGTTGACCACGTCCAGGTGGGCCTTTTCCACTTCGTCCAGCAGGACGACCGAATAGGGGCGCTTGCGCACCGCTTCGGTCAGCACGCCGCCTTCGCCGTAGCCGACGTAGCCGGGGGGCGAGCCGACCAGGCGGCTGACGGTGTGCTTCTCCTGGAACTCGCTCATATTGACGGACACCAGGGCCTGGTCGCCGCCGAACAACTGGTCGGCGATGGCCAGCGCGGTTTCCGTCTTGCCCACGCCCGAAGGGCCGACCAGCAGGAACACGCCCATCGGCTGCTGCGGATCGCGCAGGCCGGACTGGGCCGCCTTCACCGTGGCAACGATCTGGTCCACGGCATGGTCCTGCCCGCGGATGCGTTCCTTGATGTGTTCGGCCAGCGTCAGCACGCCGCTGACCGCGTCGCGCTGCATCTTGCCCAGCGGCACGCCGGTCCAGTCGGACACCACCCGCGCGACCGCGTCGGGATCGGTTTCGATGAAGACCAGCGGCTCGCGGCCCTGCAGCGTTTTCAGATGGGCGCGGGCTTCGTCCAGGCGCGCGTTCAGCTCGGCGGTGTCGGCAGGGGCGGCGGTCGCGGCGCCGTTGCCGGAGCCGGCGCCTTGCGTGTCGGCCGATGCGGGCGCGGATGCGGCGCCCGCGCCGCGGCCTTCATCGGACCCGGCCGCCTGGTCCTGCGCATCGCCGGACGAAGACGTGCCGGCTTGCGCATCGCCGCCCGCTGCGGCGGGGTTGGCGCTGGCGGCTACGCCGGCCTGCGCCAACTGCTTGCGCAGGTCCAGTACGGCCAGCGCGGCTTCCTTTTCGGCGGTCCAGCGGGCGTGCAGCGCGTCGCGCTGCGCTTCCAGCTCCGCGCGCTCGGACACGATGGCGTCCAGCCGCTCGCTATGGCTGCCTGGCTCGAAGCGCACGTCGCGCTCCAGGGCCTCGCGTTCCCGCTCCAGCCCGGCCAGGCGGCTTTCCAGGTTTTCCAGCTCGGCCGGCTTGATGCCCAGGCCGATGCGCACGCGCGCGGCCGCCGTGTCCAGCAGGTCCACGGCCTTGTCCGGCAGCAGGCGGCCGATGATGTAGCGGTCGGACAGCTCGGCCGCGGCGACGATGGCGTCATCGCGCACGGTGACCCCATGCGCGGCCTCGTAGCGGTCCTTCAGCCCGCGCAGGATCTGCACCGCCGTGGGCACATCGGGCTCGTCCAGCTTCACCACCTGGAAGCGGCGCGCCAGGGCGGGGTCTTTTTCGAAGTACTTCTTGTATTCGCTCCACGTGGTGGCGGCGATGGTGCGCAGCTCGCCGCGCGCCAGCGCGGGCTTGAGCAGGTTGGCGGCGTCGGAACCGCCGCTCTGCCCGCCGGCGCCGATCAGCATGTGGGCTTCGTCGATGAACAGGATAGTCGGCCGCGCCGCGCCCTTGATCTCGTCGATGACGCCGCGCAGGCGGTTCTCGAATTCGCCCTTGACGCTGGCGCCCGCTTCCAGCAGGCCCATGTCCAGTCCCAGCAGGCGCGTGTCGCGCAGGAAGTCCGGCACATCGCCATTGACGATGCGCAGCGCCAGGCCTTCGACCACGGCCGTCTTGCCCACGCCCGGTTCGCCGACGCAGATCGGGTTGTTCTTGCGCCGGCGCGCCAGGATGTCGATCATCTGGCGGATCTCGCTGTCGCGGCCGAATACGGGGTCCACCTTGCCGGCCGCCGCCTTGGCGGTGAAGTCCTCGCAAAAGCGCCCGATGGCGGCTTCGCCCGCGGCGGAGGCCTTGCCCGCCGCGCCGCCCGCGCCGGCGCCGTCGGCGATCTGCGTGCTGGCCTCGTTCGAGCCGTCCACGATGGCATCGAATTCGGCTCCGAGCTTTTCGCGCGAGACGGCGCGCAGGGTCTCGGCGTAGCGAGTGCCCGCGCCGTAGTAGCTCAGGCGCGATACCAGGGCCAGCAGCATCGCGCCGCTGCGCACGCGGCTTTCGCCCAGCGTGATGGACGCGGTCAGCCAGGATTCCTGCACCCACTCGGTGAGCAGGCTGGAGAACACCGGGCGGCCGGGATTGCCGTTCTTCAGCTGGGCCAGGCTTTCGTCCAGCTGGGCGCCCAGGCGCAGCGGATCGACATCGAAGTGGGCCAGGATGCGCTGCACGTCGCCGCCGGGCTCTTCGACCAGCCGGCGCAGCATGTGCTCCACCGCGATCTCGTAATGGTTGCGTGCCAGCGTCAGGCCGGCGGCGCCTTCCAGCGCGGCCGAACACGCCGGGTTCAGGCGCGCGAACAACGGTTTGAGTTCCACCAGCATCATTGCAAAGCCCCTTCGGTTATCCGTGATGAATCGGTTTCGATCGGCAGGAATACTTCGTCGTAGCGCGGCCACGGCGCGCCGGTATCGCCTGGCGTGGATTCCGGCAGCCAGGTGTTCAGGCCGAGCTGGTGCCACCCTTCGCCCAGGCGGGCGCCGGGCCGCTGCTCGGGACGCACATGCAAGGCCAGCGCGCAGCGCAGGGGCGTCTTCAGGTACAGCGCGATGGCGTCGACCAGCTCCGCGTGCCGGGCCGTGCCGGGCAGCATCTCCGCCAGCCGCGCCGCCGGAATGGGACCGACATGCACCAGCAGGCCGCCCGCGCGTTCATCGATGAGGCTGCCCAGCAGGGCGTCCTCGCCCAGGCGGCAGGCCTGCTCGCCCAGTACGCAGCGTGCCGGCCGGGGAATGAAGACGGTTTCGGTGACGCAGGGTTCGACCTCCACCGGCAGGTTGTCCAGCAGGCCGGACACCAGCGACTGCAGGCCCAGGGCCGAGCGCGGGAACTGGTTGAAGTTGCCGGCGTGCGGCAGCAGGGCCCGCGCGGCCTGCCAGCGCGTGCCGCGGTTGCCGCCCAGCCCGACCAGGGAAAACAGCTGGTCCAGCCGCGTCTGGTCGCGGCGCTCGGCGACGGCCAGCCACAGGCGGTTCTTTTCCCAGGCGCGAAACAGCAGCGGATAGAGCGCCGCATGCAGGATGTCCAGGAAGTCCCGTGCCGTCGAGTTGCCCTGTAACTGTTCGTCGATCAGGTCTTCGGTATAGAAGGTCGGCAGCGGCGACGTGACACCGTACAGCCCGAAGAAGTTCGCGGTGATGCGGTACTTGCCCGCGGCGTCGCGCTCGATGGTTTCGATGTCGCGGTCGGGGAAGGACAGCGACACGGCCGGGCGCACGCGCACCTCGCGGTGGAAGACGTCCTCGTCCGCGTTGCGCAGGCGCAGCAGCCGCAGCGCCTGGAAGAAGGCGTAGCGGTGGCCTTCGGCCAGCAGCGGATCCGTGGACGGATCCGCTACAGGAGGCGGAAACGGCCGATCTTCGCGGGCCATGTCAAGGTCTCTCCGTTGACGGTATCCACCAGCGTCAGCGCACTGAAGGTGTTGAGGGCGGTGGTGCCGGCCAGGAATTCGTCCAGCACGGTGCCGAACAGGAACAGGCTGCCCGGCCCGGGGAAATGGTCGCCCCGGCATTCGATGCGCACTTCGCTGCCTTGCACCGGCATGCCGCGCACGATGCGCCGCGCCGGGTCCACCGTGACGCGCGTAATGGATTCGATGCTGCGCCGCGCCGCGGCGTTGCGCTGCGCGTCCACCTGGCGCGGCGGGATGTACAGCGACAGCAGGTCGCGCAACTGCCCCTCGGAGGCCAGCGCAAGATGGTTGGCGTTCAGGTGCGACAGCACGCGCCACAGCAGGGCGCTGTCCACCATGGGCGGGCAGTGCGGCGTCACGCCATGGATGTTGCGAAAGCCCACGCGCGGCGGCGAGTTGTCGGTCGGCTCGCAGATGTCGCCCAGGCGCAGGCCTTCCGGCAGGTCGCCATGCGTGCAGGTCAGCCGCGTGGACAGCGTCTGCGGCTGCGGCGTGCCGCCCTCGGCGTAGGGCAGGCTCAGGTAGTGGTCGTAGCCGCGATGCAGGGCCGAGGCGCGGATGCTGATGTTGTACGAGGCATCGTCGCCGCCGCGGAAAGCCGAGAACGGATGGTAGTCGCGTTCGGTGCCGTCGGCGGCACGGGCGCGCACGCCGTCCACCGAGAAAATGCGTTCGATCGGCTTGTTGCCGCGCGACACCGGATGGATGCGGTAGTCCGGCTGCAGGTGATCCACGCGGATCGGATGCGCATCCTGGGCGAACAGGTTGGCCGCCGGCGTCGCGTTCAGGATGAAGCTGGACGCGCCCACGGACGGCGCCCAGCCGGGCACCTGGTCGAACATGATCTGGATGGAAAAGCCGGTGGCCTTGCCGCGCGCGGTCCAGGAAGACAGGCCGGTCAGGTCCAGGAACAGCAGTTTTTCCGGCAGGGCGAAGTATTCGTGCAGCACGCGCCAGGCGGGATGCGCGCCGGCTGGCCAGGGCAGCAGCTCGAGGTCGGGCCGCAGGCCCGCGGGCTCGATGCTGGCGGGCGGCAGCACCGTGATGGGGCCGCCCTCGGCGCTGATGCGCACTTCGCTGACATAGCGCTGCAGCAGCAGGTACAGGCGCGCGGCGTCCGCGGGCGCATCGCCCAGGAACACGCGCAGCCGGTCGCTTTTCCAATCGGCCGCCGTGGGGCCGACCATGTTGAATTGCAGGCGCAGCGAACGCGGCTTCGTGCCGCCGCCTTCCCACTGCACGGACTTCAGTTCGACCGGCTCCAGCGTGACCGGAAAGGAGGCGCGGAAGATCGTGCGCTGGCCGTCCACCGGGACGGACGCGAACTCGGTGCCGGCCGGTATGGTGACCGAGTCCTCCAGCGTCGAGCGCGGCTCGTAGCGCATGATGGTCATGCAGGGCAGCGGCCGCAGCATGTGCGGAAACAGCAGTTGCGCCAGGTTCTGGATGAACTCGGGGAAATCGTCGTCCAGGCGGTGGCGGATCAGCCCCGTCATGAAGGCCACGCCTTCCAGCAGGCGCTCGACGTCGGGATCGCTGGCGCTATCGGCGCCCAGGAGCGGCGCAAGCGCGGGGTTGCTGGCGGCGAATTCGGCCGCGAGCGTGCGCAGATAGCCCAGTTCCTGTTCGTAATAGCGGTTCAACATGCCCTTATTGCCTCCGGAGCGAAACCTTGCCGTTGGACGCCACGTGCGACGTCAGCCGCACGGGTATTTCGCGATCGTCCACCGCGATGAAACCGCTGATCGCGAACGCCAGCGACAGTACTTCGTCCTGCACCGCCGTAAAAGTGATCTGCGGCTGCCGCAGGCGCGGCTCGTAGCGCTGGATCATGCGGCTCATATCCTCGATCATCTGGCCGGTGGTGCCGCTGCTGAATGACCCGGCCAGGTTGGTGAAATCCGGCACGCCGAACGACGGATCGATCGGGACGCTGCCCTGGCGCGTGTTCAGGATGCGCCGCAGGTGTTCCAGTATCGAGTCGACCAGGATCTCGGCACGCGTGATATGCGAGCGCTCGACGTCCGATCCCAGACTGGCGATGCGTTCAAGCAGACGGTGTTCTCGCATGGCTTCGATGAGGCGGGCGCGTGCGCCCGCCCGCAGGATGTAAGGGGGCTCCGGCGGCCGCGGGGCAGTCCCGGCATGGGACCGCCGCCGCGGCCTGGAGCGGCCCGGGGGCTATCAGGACTTCGGCGCGAGCCAGGAATCCTCGGCTTCGATGCCATCCGGCACCCACGTCCAGACGATCTTCTCGTAGGTCATGGCGACATCTTCCATGTGGCCCAGTTGACGGTTGTCGGGTTGCAGGCAGTTGGGCACCCACAGGCGGGTCCCTACGATGACGGCGTTTTCCAGCTGGATCGTGTAGTACTTTTCCTCGGTGCCCTTGGGGCTGATGCGGTAGAACTCCAGCGTGACGGTCTTCATCTGTTCGCCGGAGCACAGCGCCTGGTAGATCTTGGGCGAGGACTTGTCGATTTCCTTGACCAGGGTCAGGCCCAGGTGCTGGCGCTTGCCGGACGGCAGGCCGCTTTGCGGGTTCTTGGGGATCTCGATCGTGTGATCGACCGCCTGGATGAGGATCTTGCCGGTGTGGCCGGTGATTTCGCAGGAACCTTCGATCTTGCCTTGGTTTTGACCTTCGAGGGTCAGGTAGCACGGCATGGCCATGGTAAATTTCTCCTTGCAGTTGTTGACGCTAGATGCAATTGCACGTGAAACCGGCGGCGTGCCGGTGGCAGCCGGCACGCCAGTCCCGGTGAGTCATCGGGTCAGCTCTTTTCGAGCTTGCCCACCAACGAAAGCGTGAAAGAAGCGCCCATGTACTTGAAGTGCGGGCGAACTTTCAGGCCGACGCGATACCATCCCGGGTCGCCTTCCACATCCGAAACGGTAATTTCCGCCTGGCGCAGCGGACGGCGGCTACGCACGCCCGGCGCCGGGTTGTCCATATCCGCCACGTACTGGCGGATCCAGTTGTTCAGCTCGGATTCCAGGTCGGTGCGTTCCTTCCAGGTCCCGATGTTTTCGCGCTGGATCACCTTGATGTAGTGGGCCAGGCGGCTGACGATGAAGATGTAGGGCAGCTGGGTGCCGAGCTTGTAGTTCAGCTCCGCGTCCTTGCCTTCCTTGTTGTTGCCGAAGAACTTGGGCTTCTGCACCGAGTTGGCCGAAAAGAACGCGGCGTTGTCGGTGTTCTTGCGCATCGTCAGGGCGATGAAACCCTGCTCGGCCAGTTCGAATTCGCGGCGTTCGGAGATCAGCACCTCGGTGGGGATCTTCGTCTGCGTTTCGCCCATGGCCTCGTAGTTGTAGATGGGCAGGTCGCCCACCGTGCCGCCGCCCTGCGGGCCGATGATGTTGGCGCACCAGCGGTACTGCGCGAAGCTGTCGGCCAGCCGGCTGGCGAAGGCGAAGGCGGCGTTGCCCCACAGGAATTCCTTGTTCCCGCCCGTCACGTCCTCGTTGTAGCGGAACTTCTTGCTCGGCACGGTATCGTCGCCGTAGGGCACGCGCAGCAGGAAGTTCGGCAACGTCAGGCCCACGAAGCGCGCGTCTTCCGTCTGGCGGAAAGCGTTCCACTTGGTGTACTGCGGCCCTTCGAAGACGGCGGACAGGTCCTTCAGGTTCGGCAGGTCGGAAAACGAATCCATGCCGAAGAACTGCGGGCCGGCGGCGGCGATGAACGGCGTGTGCGCCATGGCGGCCACGCTGGCGATCGATTGCAGCAGCTTGATGTCCTGCCCGCCGGGGTTGAACGAATAATTGCCCACGATGGTGCCGAACGGCTCGCCGCCGAACTGGCCGTATTCCGCGGTGTAGACCGCCTTGTACAGGCCCGAGCGGGTGATGTCCGAGGCGTCCTCGAAGTCCTCCAGCAGCGCTTCCTTGGAGACGTTCAGGATCTCGATGCGGTTGTTTTCGCGGAAATCCGTGCGGTCGATCAGGAACTTCAGCGAGCGCCACGACGATTCCAGTTTCTGGAACTGCTCGTTGTGCATGATCGCGTCGACCTGCCGGCACAGCTTGCGGTCCAGGCCGGCGATCATCTCGTCGATCAGGCCCTGGCTGACCTTCTGTTGCGAGCGGCTCGGCTCCAGCAGTTCGGCGACGAAGGCTTCCAGGCCCTGCCGCGTGATCGAATAGGCTTCATCGCCCGGCTTGACCCGCGTCGATTCGATCAGTTGATCGATCAGCGAACCGCCTTCCTGCGCCGCGCCCTGCGCGGCTCCCTGTTGCTGCGGGGATTCCTGGCTCATCGTTTACTCCTTTTTGTCCGACGCATCGTCGGCCGCCTGTACGCCCAGTTCGCCCAGCAGCCGTTCGCGGGCGCCTTCGTCCTGGATCAGCATCTGCAATTTCTTGCGGAATTCGGGCAGGTTGCCCAGGGGACCCTTCAAGGCCTTGAGCGCCTCGCGCAATTCGATCAACTGGCGCAGTTCCGGCACCTGGCCGACGATGGCGTCCGGTTCGAAATCGCGGATGTTCTCGAACTTCAGCGACACGGCCATGGCTTCGTCGGACTCGCCTTCGGCCAGGCGGTTGGGAACCGACAGCGTCAGGTTCAGGTTCTGGGCCTTCAATACGTCGTTGAAGTTGTCCTTGTCGACCTGGATGGGCTTGCGCTCGTCCAGGGGGGTGTCCGACTGCTGGAGCGTGAAGTCGCCCAGCACGAGCTGCTTGAGCGGCAGCTCGACCTGCTCCTGGGCATCGCCCGTGGCCGGCTTGTAGACGATATTGACGCGTTCCTTGGGGGCTACTGATCCTTCATTGGCCATGTTTCTCTCCTAGGTTCCGGTGGGTCAGGCAGCGGCGGTTGACTGCGAAAGTTGCCAGGCGGCCCGGCAATCCACGCTGGCCAGCCTGGCCAGCAGCGTGTTGGAGGGCCCGGCGTCATCGGCGCCGTATCGCAGTTCGACGGCCGCCGCCAGCGCCAGGGTTTGCCGGGCGAGTTCCGGTTCCCATAGCGGCAGACGGTGGGCGTCGAGTTCTTCAATCAAGGGGGTGAGCAAGGGCCGGATATCGGCGCGGCCGTCGAAGCGGTGCAGCAGCGCGCACTGCGCCAGCCGCAGGCGGAAGCGCGCGCGCAGGCCCTCTGCGCGGCGCGATGCCTGTTGCAGCCGCTCCAGCGCTTCGTCCAGCTTGCCGGCCACGGCGTCGGCTTCCGCCGCGGAGGACAGGGCCGCCAGGTCGTCGCCTTCCCTGGCGTTGCCGACCGGACCGGAATCGCTGCCCGCCAGGCTTTCCAGCCAGGCGCGGGTTTCGTTGTCGGCGAAAGGCTGGCCGTCGCTGAATTTCAGTTCGGCCATGCCCGGCAGGCGCGCGGCCAGGCGGCCGGTTTCGAACGCGACGGTGGCGGCGGCCTCGGTGGCCCCCATGCGGGTCAGCGCGGCGTGGCTGGCGCGGTTCAGGTCCAGCCAGTAGCGATGCGCGATGAGGTGGGATTCGGCGAACTGCACCACGGCCTGCGGCTCGCCGGTCTGGGCGATCTGCTGGAAGCCGCCGGCAATCTGCAAGGGCGGGGGCATCAGCAGCGTCGTGCCGCCCTGCACCGGGGGCAGGCGATCCAGCGTGGCCCAGGCGCACACCCGGTTCAGCCGGAACAGCAGGGGCAAGGTGGGCTGGGTCTGCAGATACCAGTCGATCAACGGGCGCAGGCCGGCCAGGGCGGCATCGGCCGCCGCTTCGGGATCGGCGCCCGCGGCCGGCGCCACGGTTACGGCCGGGCGCGGAGCCGCGGCAACCATGGCGCCACCGGCGGCAGCCTGCGCGGTATTGCCGGCGGGCGCCGCGCTGGAAGGCGCCGCGCCGGAAGGCGGGGCTGCATCTCCCTGGGCGGACTCGGCCGCGGCAGTCGGCGGAGCCTCCACCGGCAGGGCGCGCAGCGTCGAGCGCAGGCCATAGAAGGCGGGCGCCTCGTCATCGTGACCCTGCCATGCGCTGTCCAGGGCTTCCCAGTCCTCCAGCATGGCCGCGTGCGTGGCGGCCGGCAGCGCGGGATAGCCGTCGCGGTTGGCTTGCAGGCGGTCGCTCAGGTGATCGAGCAGCCATTGCATCTGGTTGCGCCGGCCCCGCAGCCGGGCGGCCGGCGGCGACATATCTTCCCAATAGGTGTCGACCAGCTCGCGCAGCACATGAATGCCGTCGGCCAGTCCCGGCAGGCGCGCGGTTTCGAGCAGGCCGGCCACCAGCCAGGTGCCGGCGGCGAGGTCCTTGCCTTCGTGGCCCAGGATCTGGACCGACAGGTTGACGACCGCGTTCCAGTCGACGGCGGCGCTGGCATGGATGTCGGTGAGCAGGTCGATCTGCGCCTTCAACGCCGTGAAGGCGTCGCCATCGCGCGGGCTCTCGCCGGCGGGGTGGTCGGCGCGGATGGGGCGATTCCCCACATCACGGTCGAAGCTTGGTGTTGACACAGTGTTTCACCTTTGTATCCACCCCTGCGATACCGTCTGATACACGGTGTGGCCTGGGTGGGATGCCTGCCGCCGCTGCCGCCTCGGGCAAACGGTTGATGGAACGCATCCTAGACGGACGGCGTTAACACACCGTTGAAGCAAACAGGCATACAATCGTTACACTGTGAAATGGATTAAACGCGGATTAAACGGCCGACAGGTACAAAGAGGATCGCATCGCAGCACCTCGAAACGGGTCGGGAAACAGTTCATCAGGGGGAAGGGCACTGCAATGTTGACGTCCACGACGCTTGGCGGGGACCCGCGCTGACCGCGCGGCGCTTCGTTCCGCCCCAGGCCGCCATGCATCCCAGCCTCCTGCGACCCGTGCAACTCCGTCTGCTGGGCGAATTCGACGTCGCCGTGGGCGATGTCCAGAGCACGCGCGCCATCACCTATAACAAGCCGAGGCTGCTGCTGGCGCTGCTGGCGCTGGCCCAGGGCAAGCCGTACACCCGCGCCGAACTGGCGGACATGCTGTGGCCGGACGAGCTGCGCGACGGCCGCGCCAATCTGCGGCATGCCCTGTTCGTGCTGCGGCGGCTTTTCGAGCGCGTGCCGGACGTGTGGCTGTCCAGCAACAACACGCTGGCGCTCAACCCGCGCGCCATCATGGTGGATGTGCTGGCCCTGACCGGTGGCCCGGGGTACGAAGCCTTGAGCCTGGAGGAGCGCCTCTCCTACGACCGCGGTCGCCTGCTCGAATACACCGAATTGCCTGAAAGCCCCGCCTTCATCAGCTGGCGTACCAGTTGGCAATCCCGCATCGAGCGCGAGATATCCGAATGCCGCAAGGCGCTGCTCAGCCGCCAGATCGAGCAGGGCCGCCATGCGGACGCGCTGGAGCACGCCAAATCCTGGGTGCAGGC
Coding sequences within it:
- a CDS encoding type VI secretion system Vgr family protein translates to MANPYDYTFDCASLDALLPVSTAPAARVIVTHWQGTEGVSRLYQFAITFAVTQGDLALEKLLDQPATLTARAPDGTLRQWHGIVTQGADQGRDDTHHYYQVLLEPRMARLRDMHWSDIYLNRDLADLIKQLLAYAGMTEPYSSDSAPYDYRIAATQLTQTQADFTCQFEESCLDFLLRKLEHYGVYFWFEQGASQESVVFANGVAQQPAQADTAVYYPKGMIDPDASQIAIMRLNRRVGLPPKRVVLHDTPEHSNTTVALSGQANLPLPPSTRAVGEYHSAADHFVKVQDNSSVSGDTLAAWRAQELACRRLRVEGEARTPGIRPARFLTVSEYLSGVNPRQFYVIEVTHEGTQAVETAPQTDIDAYRADFVALPRYLDPDDTTSDPLQFRPPRVTPVPQVDRLVNGFIDVGTPGTPQLFAQPDANGAYKVRFMFARQRYDGDQNSAFVRMATPYAGGAPMDQVSNAGMHFPLREGTEVLIAFLNGDPDRPVIVSALPNTEAPSVVNAGNSAQHVIGTPGGNTMVLADAPPGGSKAAQAIRLYSPTEKSSLNLGKSDEPGVDDGFHMKTDLHGELYAGSSMLIEVPGHYRVAAGSDSDDKLANFLGSEAQDLPSGITAGQSGGIVIENFLGMKIESVEAITVGHFFGAKAEMCEAAVFESTLGFKLAVEGVAAKEINLLEKSIVRDAANYTNANTSWIALKWNGVAAEKSDEAGQMTATALESYKVFSPSVWMGSVPASLQLQPAGVILSGATTTIDGSGECTVSSSISTSLSGSTAAISLTAAGAEIEGSTVTVEGSGSVAVTSLGDITVSGTVVMLG
- the tssH gene encoding type VI secretion system ATPase TssH; this translates as MMLVELKPLFARLNPACSAALEGAAGLTLARNHYEIAVEHMLRRLVEEPGGDVQRILAHFDVDPLRLGAQLDESLAQLKNGNPGRPVFSSLLTEWVQESWLTASITLGESRVRSGAMLLALVSRLSYYGAGTRYAETLRAVSREKLGAEFDAIVDGSNEASTQIADGAGAGGAAGKASAAGEAAIGRFCEDFTAKAAAGKVDPVFGRDSEIRQMIDILARRRKNNPICVGEPGVGKTAVVEGLALRIVNGDVPDFLRDTRLLGLDMGLLEAGASVKGEFENRLRGVIDEIKGAARPTILFIDEAHMLIGAGGQSGGSDAANLLKPALARGELRTIAATTWSEYKKYFEKDPALARRFQVVKLDEPDVPTAVQILRGLKDRYEAAHGVTVRDDAIVAAAELSDRYIIGRLLPDKAVDLLDTAAARVRIGLGIKPAELENLESRLAGLEREREALERDVRFEPGSHSERLDAIVSERAELEAQRDALHARWTAEKEAALAVLDLRKQLAQAGVAASANPAAAGGDAQAGTSSSGDAQDQAAGSDEGRGAGAASAPASADTQGAGSGNGAATAAPADTAELNARLDEARAHLKTLQGREPLVFIETDPDAVARVVSDWTGVPLGKMQRDAVSGVLTLAEHIKERIRGQDHAVDQIVATVKAAQSGLRDPQQPMGVFLLVGPSGVGKTETALAIADQLFGGDQALVSVNMSEFQEKHTVSRLVGSPPGYVGYGEGGVLTEAVRKRPYSVVLLDEVEKAHLDVVNLFYQVFDKGTLADGEGRVIDFSNTVVFLTSNLATEEITRLAQDGRPDPDTLAQAIHPVLAKHFKPALLARMTVVPYYTLPPSELAGIVNLKLGKLQQRLAAANRIQLTFAPTVADTIAARCTEVDSGARNIDFILRKSLTPVLSDAVLSAMAEGRTLSALHVDTAADGGWTITPTEAAN
- the tssG gene encoding type VI secretion system baseplate subunit TssG; the protein is MAREDRPFPPPVADPSTDPLLAEGHRYAFFQALRLLRLRNADEDVFHREVRVRPAVSLSFPDRDIETIERDAAGKYRITANFFGLYGVTSPLPTFYTEDLIDEQLQGNSTARDFLDILHAALYPLLFRAWEKNRLWLAVAERRDQTRLDQLFSLVGLGGNRGTRWQAARALLPHAGNFNQFPRSALGLQSLVSGLLDNLPVEVEPCVTETVFIPRPARCVLGEQACRLGEDALLGSLIDERAGGLLVHVGPIPAARLAEMLPGTARHAELVDAIALYLKTPLRCALALHVRPEQRPGARLGEGWHQLGLNTWLPESTPGDTGAPWPRYDEVFLPIETDSSRITEGALQ
- the tssF gene encoding type VI secretion system baseplate subunit TssF — protein: MLNRYYEQELGYLRTLAAEFAASNPALAPLLGADSASDPDVERLLEGVAFMTGLIRHRLDDDFPEFIQNLAQLLFPHMLRPLPCMTIMRYEPRSTLEDSVTIPAGTEFASVPVDGQRTIFRASFPVTLEPVELKSVQWEGGGTKPRSLRLQFNMVGPTAADWKSDRLRVFLGDAPADAARLYLLLQRYVSEVRISAEGGPITVLPPASIEPAGLRPDLELLPWPAGAHPAWRVLHEYFALPEKLLFLDLTGLSSWTARGKATGFSIQIMFDQVPGWAPSVGASSFILNATPAANLFAQDAHPIRVDHLQPDYRIHPVSRGNKPIERIFSVDGVRARAADGTERDYHPFSAFRGGDDASYNISIRASALHRGYDHYLSLPYAEGGTPQPQTLSTRLTCTHGDLPEGLRLGDICEPTDNSPPRVGFRNIHGVTPHCPPMVDSALLWRVLSHLNANHLALASEGQLRDLLSLYIPPRQVDAQRNAAARRSIESITRVTVDPARRIVRGMPVQGSEVRIECRGDHFPGPGSLFLFGTVLDEFLAGTTALNTFSALTLVDTVNGETLTWPAKIGRFRLL